Within uncultured Roseibium sp., the genomic segment CGCCCCGCTACCTGTACGGCATGCCCGGCGTAGAAGACCATCGCGATGTCCGCATCCCGGCTCGCGCGCCCGAACCGTATCAGGCCATCCAGCAACGCACGCTGATCGCCATCTATGACCTCGATGACATCAAAACCCAGGTCGGCGAGCGTGCGCCTCATCAAGGTCGCGTCATTCGGGGAATTGATAAGCTTGGGCAAATGCCGGTAGGCCCCGTTGCCGACAACAAGCGCAACGAGGTCTGTTGCTTTCGCGGATTCCGGGACGGCAAGCCCCAGGAAGCTCCCCAAAACCAAAACGCACAGGCTTAACAGCCTTCTCACCCCACTACTCCGGTCTGTTTCCGCTCGAAATAGAAAGACCCGGCATAATGGAAGATTCAAGTTTCAATTGCACTTGCGGTCCCTACCCGGAACCGAACGTCAGTTGCCCGGCACTCTCCGGCCTGTCCGCATTATCGGCCCGCCCTGCACATGTTTCGGCGGATCGCCGGCAGGTGCGCCCGCGGTGATGGACCGGTCCCGGTAGCGGCCCAGCGCCCGGTGGCGGTCGTACATGACGATGGCGCCCGCCATTGCCACATTGATGCAGAACTTGGTCGGGATCTTCACCACATGGTCGCAGCGCGCCAGCATTTCCGGCGACAGCGAGCCCCGTTCCGGACCGAGCACATAGGCTGCCTGCAGGGGATGTCCGAAGCTTGGCAGGTCGATGGCCTCGTCGGTCAGTTCGATCCCGACCAGCTGGCAGCCACGGGGCAGATCCATCGTATCGACGCTGTCCCAAGCGAAATAAGGCAGATGTCCCGGGCTCTTGGACGTGTCCGACGGCGGCGCCTTGCGGATCGTCTTGTCCGCATCGACGGTGAAAAAGAAGCTCGCCCCGAACGCATGCGCGGAGCGCATGAGCGTGCCAAGGTTCATCCGTTTCGAAAGCCCCTCCGCCCCGACCGCAAAATATCCGCGCATTCCTGGTTTCCGCCTCCTGTGAAGTGCGATCTAAATACCGGTCACCCCGGAAAATTCAACTGTCGCAAGGTTCGAATACGGTTAACGAAGCCTTTAAGCTGAAAAAAGGGCATGCTAACAACTAGGGTCCGGACCCTAATACATTGGTTTCAATTTCTTGAGAGTCTTCCACCCGTGAAAGCCTGCCTTTGCAAAGCCTTCGGGCCGCCGTCCTCCCTCGTCATCGAAGAAATAGCGACCCCGGCTCCGGAACCCGGCGATGTTCTGGTGCGGGTCAAGGCCTGCGCGCTGAACTTCTTCGACACGCTGATCATTCAGGACAAGTACCAGACCAAACCGGCCTTGCCCTTTTCCCCGTCAGCGGAATTTTCCGGTGTTGTCGAAGCCATCGGCGAAGGTGTGGAAGACGTGGCACCGGGCGACCGGGTCATGGGTTATCTCGGCTACGGTGCCGCCCGCGAACTGGTCATCACTTGTGAGGACCGGCTGGTCAAATTGCCCGACGAAGTTTCCTTCGAGGCGGCCGCCGGACTGACGGTGACCTACGGCACCACGCTTCATGCCTTTCGCGACCGCGCAAAGCTTCATGAAGGCGAAACGGTCGCCGTGCTGGGGGCGTCCGGCGGTGTTGGCCAGGCGGCCGTGGAAATCGCCACGATCATGGGCTGCCGGGTCATTGCCTGCGCCTCTTCCGATGAGAAACTCGCCTTTGCTAGAAGCCTCGGCGCGGCGGAGACCGTCAACTATTCCACGCAGCCGCTGAAGGAAACGCTGAAGGGCCTGACCAACGGCGAAGGCGTGGACGTGGTCTACGATCCCGTAGGCGGCGAGCTGGCCGAACAGGCCCTGCGCGCGACCGCCTGGGAAGGCCGTTTCCTGGTGATCGGCTTTGCCGCCGGGGAAATCCCGAAGATCCCGTTGAACCTCGTCCTTCTCAAGGGTTGCGATATCCGCGGCGTCTTCTGGGGCGAAGCCGTCGTGCGCGATCCGGAAGGCCATCAGGAAAACATGCGCCAGCTGCTGGAGTGGGTCGGCCAGGGGCGGCTCAATCCGCATATCCACGCGATCTATCCGCTGGAGGACATTTCCACCGCCCTGGAGGAAATCGCCGCCCGCAAGGTGCTCGGTAAGGTGATCGTCACGCCTTAGGAAAACTTCGCCCCGGCCGAATTCACGTTCTGGATCGCCTGACGATAAGCTTTCCCCTCGAACCGGAACGGCCCGAGGCGATCCAGAAGGTAGAATTGCTCGTGAAAATCGTTCTCATAAGCGAAATCATTCCAGATGAAATCTCCATCCGCCTTTGTGATCCTGACCGACACGACACCGCAGTCGTAGTCGCCACAGCAGGGACAGACATAGAGACCGACACGGCCATTCCGCGTGTCTCCCTCGCTTTCGCAAAGCAATAAGGCTCGTGTTGTGACGTTGATTGGATCCCGGCCGCTTTCCAGGCGCGGCACAAATCCAAATCCCCGACGTCCTATTTCCTCAAGAAGCGACTTTCCGGATACGATGAAATCCAAATGGCTTCCTCGTCCGGTTCGCACCTCTTTGAAGGTCAGTGTTTTCATCGCGTTCAGCCTGACAACTTGTCCTAAACGGAAAACTCCGCGATCACCGGTGCGTGGTCCGACGGCTTTTCCCAGCCGCGCGCGTCGCGCAGGACCTTGGTGCCCTTGATGGCGTCGGTCAGCGGCGGCGACACCCAGACATGGTCGAGACGGCGACCCTTGTCGGCAGCCGACC encodes:
- a CDS encoding NADPH:quinone oxidoreductase family protein — translated: MKACLCKAFGPPSSLVIEEIATPAPEPGDVLVRVKACALNFFDTLIIQDKYQTKPALPFSPSAEFSGVVEAIGEGVEDVAPGDRVMGYLGYGAARELVITCEDRLVKLPDEVSFEAAAGLTVTYGTTLHAFRDRAKLHEGETVAVLGASGGVGQAAVEIATIMGCRVIACASSDEKLAFARSLGAAETVNYSTQPLKETLKGLTNGEGVDVVYDPVGGELAEQALRATAWEGRFLVIGFAAGEIPKIPLNLVLLKGCDIRGVFWGEAVVRDPEGHQENMRQLLEWVGQGRLNPHIHAIYPLEDISTALEEIAARKVLGKVIVTP
- a CDS encoding RNA methyltransferase, which translates into the protein MRGYFAVGAEGLSKRMNLGTLMRSAHAFGASFFFTVDADKTIRKAPPSDTSKSPGHLPYFAWDSVDTMDLPRGCQLVGIELTDEAIDLPSFGHPLQAAYVLGPERGSLSPEMLARCDHVVKIPTKFCINVAMAGAIVMYDRHRALGRYRDRSITAGAPAGDPPKHVQGGPIMRTGRRVPGN